A window of Bombina bombina isolate aBomBom1 chromosome 5, aBomBom1.pri, whole genome shotgun sequence genomic DNA:
CTTGAGAAGTTCTCCACCTGCAGCATGATACATTTTCGATAATACAATTTATTGAAAGTACTTCATTTCGTATGTCACACTATACTGTAGGCTACCATTTACTGGTAAGTAAGATCTGTGATGTACGCACAGAACGTACATACCAATAAGTTGTACCAGGTGTTGTGacgaattaaagggatagtaaactcaaaatttttctttttctttttcttttttaaaacttcttTAAAAATAGTAGATATTTGTAATAGGAACCTATTaacgatttttgttttttttctgtaatttctaaCTAACATTAAGTAATCTGCCAAACCCATTATCTACCTTGCTATGGTCTAGTTgcaatgttctacctaggtagaaacatcatggggTCCCGCATGCGCATTGTAAAGCCTTCTTTTGccaacgcatgcgcatattagctTCCCTGTGTCCTATCTCCTGAGGCGCGCCACTATCCAAACGCCAGATGGAGAGCAGACATGAGGATGCTGACATTGATGTTGGGGGGGCATGGCAGATCAGCGTGCAGAAGTCTACCAGTGATTAGAAGGAACAGATGAAGGAGCATCATCATCATCTACGATAATATTGATCTAGATGAGTATCCAAATTTCCCCTAGACTAATGagcatatagttatattaatataaggcAAAGGGCTGTTTTGACCGAGTATGCATGCGAGTCCATTTCATTACTAGTGCGCATGCGGGTCTATTACTTTACTAGTGCGCATGTGATGCCCCataaaaatttgtaaaattaaTATTCATAACAAGTGGGCGAaactcatttgtgattggctgtggcACATTTAATCTTTTTTCATATGTTCTGCCTACAAATATGGGCGGTCTTTGCCTCTTGTTATATTTTTCCTGTGGTTGGCAGCTTTGTTTGAAGTGCAAAGTAGGCAGATAGTATTACTTTCATATATGAAATTATAATTATGTGTTTTATTTATGTCTGGTTTGTCACAGATAAATAAAGAAGCATTTTTCAAATGCATTTTGCAATCTGTCTTGTAATTGTAAGCGGAGACTGTAGATCCCAGCATAATATTGACTTACATGTCTTTATAAATAGATTTTTCCATGTGTCTTCCACTTTTAAAACACATTGGGATTACAAGTCGCgggctatttagtgctttcattcATGCACAAACACCACTAGAAGTAAAGTTTTAATGCACATCGGTGTGCGCATgttttacaagttgacagtaaaatgtttgcatgcaagTGAAACCCAATGCTCGCTaatttcaggacttcggatatcgcaactaTGCTATCACTttccccctatagacttcaatggagtgcactaACTTGCTAACTTAACAAGTGCACTCAATCTAACCTAAATTCATATTttacatagaagaacattttatttttatttttcaatatatatatatattgaacaatatgatttttcatgttttaaggtatctGAGCGGAAAGGGCACCaaagtgtatataagtgtgtgtgtgtgtatatatatatatatatatatatatatatatatttgtgtttatatgtctacaTACATatttgatagaatcctatcagccaatcggaattcgagggatgccatcttggatgacgtcacttaaaggaaccgtcattcgtcaggaagtcgtcggtggaagaagatggctccgcgtcggctcgtctgaagatggctccgctccgctccggatggatgaagattgaagacgccgcctggatgatgacttcaatcggatggaagacttcttcagcgcctcttggatgatgacttcaattggatgtaagacttcttcagcgcccattggatgatgacttcaatcggatggaagacttcttcagcgccccttggatgatgacttcattcggatgaaagacttcttcagcgccccttggatggtgacttcaatcggatggaagacttcttcagcgccccttggatgatgacttcggccgctgcggatgtcctcttctgttccatcggtggtcggctggctgaagacggctaaaggtaggatgatcttcaggtgggtagtgttaggtttatttaaggggggtttgggttagagtaggggtgtgtgggtggtgggttttaaagttgggggggttgtatttttattttacaggcaaaagaactgatttctttggggcatgccccgcaaaaggcccttttaagggctggtaaggtaatagagctgttaactttttaatgtagaatagggtagggcatttgtttattttgaggggctttgttattttattagggggcttagagtaggtgtaattagcttaaaattgttgtaatatttttgaaatgtttgtaacttattttttttagttttttgtagctttttttattttttgtactttagttagtttatttaattgtatttaattgtagttatttgtagctaatttatttaattaatttaatgatagtgtagtgttaggtttaattgtaacttaggttaggatttattttagaggtaattttgtatttcttttagctaggtagttattaaatagttaataactatttaataactattctaactagctaaaataaatgcaaagttacctgtaaaataaatataaatcctaaaatagctacaatgtaattattaattacattgtagctatcttagggtttattttacaggtaagtatttagttttaaataggaataatttatttaatgatagtgtagtgataggtgtaattgtaacttaggttagtttttattttacaggtaaatttgtgtttattttaactaggtagctattaaatagttaataactatttaatagctattgtacctagttaaaataaattgaaatttgcctgtaaaataaaaataaatcctaagatagctacaatataattattatttatattgtagctatattagggtttattttaaagataagtatttagttttaaataggattaatttagttaataagagttataatatttagatgtatttaattaatatttaagttaggggggtgttagggttagacttaggtttaggggttaataattttattatagtggcggcggtgtagggggggcaggataggggttaatacatttattataggtggcgacggtgtagggggggcatattaggggttaataagtttaatataggtggcggcggggtccgggagcggcgctttaggggttaatacatttattatagttgcggcggggtctaggagcggcggtttaggggttaaacaatttattaagttgcggcggggtccgggatcggcaggataggggttaataaatgtattataggtggcggcggtatagggggggcaggataggggttacaaggtataatgtaggtggcggtgggctccgggagcggcgatttaggggttaatacatttattatagttgcggcagggtctaggagcggcggtttaggggttaatagctttatttagttgcggggggggctccgggggcgccggtatagggggtagaacagtgtagattagtgtgggtgcttagtgacagcttatcaataaagctgggaaaaagccgaagagcagcgagatcggatgagtgataactatcacagtccgctgctcatcgccccgtacttggtgcacgttttttttacagctttattgataactttggtgagcgtattcaggtccgcggcagcgatggtagacgagcttaggcgggtgtattggggccggcgatggcaggtaagtagacacattgataactagaggcccatatgtcTTTCTTTGCCAAGCAAAAGAACAATAGAGATGACCTAATCAGCAAATGTATAGAAGGGTAACCGGGATCTATTCAATTTTTATACATGTACCTAAGATATAGTATGTAATAAAATTAGACAAAATGAAAATGTAACAGACAAAAGCAACCAGCAAAACCAACAAACCTGGATTTTATGGAGCATGAAATTAAAAGCCTGAGCTATAGTGTATGCAAAGCTTTCCATCAACATATCATTTAAAAACAATGAACACTCAGGACTGAATATGCTGAGCTATATTTACTAACAGTAccacatattacatatacatatgccACATTCCATGTTTTTTATTATAATTCTTTATTTAATAAGGATGTCTGAACTTACAACCTACTTAAAAATGTTTGGGACATATTGCCTTATAATGTATATCAATGCTAATATCTTAATGCAGGGCTGCCCAAACATATGGCCTCAAAGGGTTTTTGTGAGGTTATCAGCACCACTGAGCAGACAACAGAAATCTTTAATTTGCTGTCAGCAATACAGCTTAGTGCTTTTCATTTAGTAATTAAGCATGTTTATTtgtaccatatttttttttataaatttgagtaCCCCATACAATTTGTAACtaaaaatatgtttataatttaaatttattttaagacactggggtagatttaacaaatggcgggaTAAATTCGCTGtcggcatatgctgtcggcatttattattgcacaagcatttctgtggaaatgtttgtgcaatgccgctccctgcacattcgcagccaatcggaccctagcagggggtgtcagtcatcctgattgtatctgatcgggatgattgaagtccgctacctcagagatggcggacgggtcttatgaccgctgcttcttaaatcctgattCTGGCGAGCCGAAAGGCTCGCGTAGAgtgagcagcatacgctgcttaatataTCGGCCCCACAGTCTTTAAAATATGTGTACGTATAATGCAATTTGGCCCACAACCAACCCAAATGGTTACTGGTCcttgaaaacatttaaaacaattaaGTGTTCTATTTATTTAGACCCGGCAAGTgcaaaaagacgaacttacaatatcacgggtgcgataacctattcccctgttagaagtcaatggagcaaaagagtgagagaaaaaaactaacaccctactcgcgaatTAACCCAATCCTATATTCTCAAGTGCATTAACCCGacaggaaaatattaatatttcacattccaatgttctttacataggagaatatgttttatttatttataaatacatatttctacatatatctgagggTTTTTTGGTGCaatacatacacatgattatactgtatataggcatcgaatcgatacatacagatatatatatatatatgcatatctatttataaatacttagagtatattctgctatgtgcagaacattggaatgtgaaatatacacagtataacactttattaaatatgaacattgcatacatatgtgttttcatctacttgacagcaaagggctccaatgcacttctatatatatttatatatgtgtacatatatacacatataaatgcattaatacatatgtacacatatataaatatatacacatacatatttagacatgtatctgtatgtatctcaatgttaaagctcatatctttgagtcctttgagaacttttttgtgcaatatttttgatatactttttattagatggtgttattataaatgtaattgtactttgtaatgtatttttttatgtgttttgtgacacttttttgttttgcgaaacagttaaccagagctctgaggatgcactaaccCGATAAAcaataacttcaattgcgctcaaggaatcacgtttactttcaacttgtaatatgagcgcaatttaacttccGCTCAAACGAACGTGAAAACCCAATCTTGCTCGTGCGCAtagatagcactccactcgtaatctggcccaatgtgttcaCCCATTGCAAAAAGGATAAACACATAATAATGTCCCCCTTGGCAGCTACAACACATTGCAGCTCCTAAAaaggaaacaggccaagaaggctTTGGCTATGTTTTAATCCTTTTGTGGAGGGTTCAAACACAGTAAGCAAGAGACAAGTGTGCAAAGATTACCTGCTCTGCAAATTAGTGTTAATTAATAGTAATGCTACTATTCCCAATTACATTGCCAGCTTATTTTTGTAACATGAGGTTTATTTCAGGGCTACACAATCTTTTATCTTATAACAATATACACAGAATATTGTCATATAGAATATTGCGGAccctattattttatatatataagaagCGCACTCTCACTTAATCTTAATCCACCAGGgtgctataaatataattcaatactAAACAGAAATGGCTTGGATTTTTCAAAAGACAGGTTTGAGGAAGGGGTGAAGACCCTGAAACGTCATGCTTTTGAATGGAATAAACGCTTTTGAAAAATCTAGTGTAAGCCGTTTCtgctaaatttatatatatatttccatgagTGATAATAGCTATCAGATACTTGCTAGAAGCTGgatataattaatataatgtaaAATACTTCAGTACAGGGAATTCCAATAAACATATTGTACAAATGAATGCTGTACATGATCTTGTGTTGAACCCATTTGTAACATCCTAGAGATCCACCACATGATGCTACAGTACTCACCTCCAAAGAGGTGAGGGGAAAGGTGAGAGGGCAGTGACCCTATCAGTAGCCGTGATCCTCCTCCCCCATGGCCTGTCCGCTCTCTGCTTCCCTCCTCTGGTGTGCTGCTGCCAGAATCCTGAGCTGCTCCTGGTATGCTCATTCCTCCTTGGTTGAGTTGGACCTGGCTCCGACTAGCCCCAACTGACCGACTCCTGGAGCTgatcatatgtggtggtgtttctgATCCCCCTGCTAATCCCCCAGTTGCTACAGAGTGTCCACCTGGAGTGTAATGGTACCTGGCATGGGGTGAAGAAGAAGTTACTACTCCAGCAGGGCTCCTAATAGGCCCCCGGCCAATATTTGATGGGATGTCTGAGCCAGAGTATGCCCGTGTCCGATGGTCCGAGCCAGTACTACTACTCTGCCTCCCACCCATCCCAAAGACACAACGAAACGGGTCACCACACATCCAACGTGGGTATGTAATGCGTGCTTAGTGTTTGTTGATAGACGGCGAGAATTATTTAAATCCACTATACTCAGTTGAGTGTATCTCCAGATTTTGTATGATGTACTTTGAACTCCAGCGTAGGTCTGCTTTCAGACTGTTCCACACCAATATACACAAAATCTACAGCGTTGCTGCTTTCCAAATTATTGGTTGGTTACAAATGCACAAACATACTTTCCAGGGAATGTCCACATTATAGTAATTTTCCAACGTAACATTCATATTAATCCAGGGTTTGCTCAAGGTTCCCCTATAACCTCAAGTATACAGTGAGTTATCGAGAACGAATACAATGCACAGATGAGGGTAAACTCATTCATAAATATCCTCTCAGTAAAAAAGCAAGTAGGAAGAAATATGTACAGCTCTCTCTTTGACAGGTTATCAACACACAGCTGGCATAAGTGCAGTGCTCTCCTGTGTTACCTACACCTGCTCATTGTGTGAGATCAGTGCACAGAGCAGTTTCACATCCTCTTCCTTACAGGCgatgtattatactgtatatccATAGTGCAGGGACACATCTCTCACTTGTATCCAGTGACTATACACAGAGCTGAATCTGCTCACAACAAACAGTTGCTGTGTACCTTCTACCTCTCATTTATACAGTGCGTGCACTGAGATTAATGTCATTTTCCACTGCTTTCCAAACATGAACTGTGCAGATCTTCATAATGACAtgctatgtatgtataatgtgaccATTCAGTCTCTCTGTAGCGAATGTGCATTAGTAGACGTAACAAAGCATCATGGATGTGTACAAATGCATTGTAAGGCTGTATGCACTGCATGTAGCATACATGTAAATACGGCCAGCGTCTAGAGGCAGCAGTGTTTCAGTGACCTTAGTCCATGTGCTCCCTGGCCCTGGGCTGCTGCCTCCTTCTCCTCAGGCTCCTGTCACTAATACACAGCTTTTAGGAAGTGCAGCACAGACACAAACCCCCCTCCCTGACCACGGTGCTTGCTGTCTTTCTCTCCTCCCAGAAATGTCACTGTATTCTCCTCCCAATCTCCTGTTTTCCTCTTCCCTGGGCTCCAGACTCCTCCTCTTTACTATCCTCACTCCTCATTTTTTTCTGTTACTGCATTGTGTCTGACAGTGTCTCCATTCATTTTTGCATCTCTTCATCTTCATCACCCTTTtcagctgttttttatttttatatttaatcccTGTTTGAAACTATGCATAAGCTTTATCATACTTGTCTGTTTCCTTCTgcgtgtatcatatgtacatatatatatatatatatatatatatatatatatatacactactatATAATATATTACTGTTTCCATTACATGTCTACACAAATgtctacagtatatgtgtgtatatacatgtatatatagagatatatatagatatatgtgtgtgtggtaggCAAATAGTTATTTCAGGCAAATAGCTTATGTCTAGGCAAATATTTATTTaggattttttcagctttaaaattaGATGTCAGGCAAATTGCTTTCAGAAAATGCAAttatctgtacttttttttttttagctttcaaaGCCAAGGCAccatgggaaagtggcccctgctcagtGGCTCCCGGCTTATCAGTAGGTTCCCAGGCACCACAAGAAAATGGCCACTGCTAGCCAATAGGTGCCCAGACACCCCCTGGAAAggggcccctgctcaccaataaatGCAGAGCAATCCTGGGAAAGTGGCCTCTGCTCACCGATAGTCATTCAAGCACCcctggaaagtggcccctgcttgccaataaatGCATAGGCACCTTAAGAAAGTTGCCCTTGGTCACCAATATCTTCTCTGGCACCCAAGGAAAGAAGCCCCATGCTTGCCAAAATTCGCTCAAGCACTCTGGGAAAGTGGCCTCTGCTCGCCAATAAGCACCAAGGCATCCTAGGAAAGTGGCACCTGCTAGCACACAGGAACCCTGGGTAAGTAGCCCCTGCTCGCCATTAGGCACACAGGCACCCAGAGTaaatggcccctgctcaccaataggcttcCAGGCatcccaggaaagtggcccctttTACCAAAACACACCCAAGCATGCTTAGGTGACTTGGAAATAGTGGCCCCTTCTCGCCAAAACACACCCAAGTGCCCTGGGAAAGTGGCTCCTGCTCATCAATAGGCACTCAAACACTCCAGAAAAATGGCCCAGGCACCTTGGAAAAGTGTCCCCTGCTCACCAATTGGTGCACAGGAAcactgggaaagtggcccctgctcgccAGTAGGCACACAGGCACCCTGTGGAagaggcccctgctcaccaataggcttcCACGCAtctcaggaaagtggcccctgcttaccAAAACACACCCAAGCATGCCTGGATGCCTATTTATCAGCAGGGGCCACTATCCTGGTGTGCCTGAGCAGCTATTGCCAATCAGAGGCCACTTTTCTGGATGCTTATTGAcaagcagggaccactttcccGGGTGTCTGGGCACCTATTGATCAGCCTGACTGCATATTACTGATCAGGGATCAGTTTTCCAGGTTGTCTGGGCACCTATTGTGAAGCAGGCACCACTTTCTGGGATGCCTGGGTgcatattggtgagcaggggccactttcctaggAATCCCTGGCCTATTAGTGAACAAGGACCACTGTTCCTGGGGTGCCAATTCACCTATTGGTGAACAAGGACCTCTTTTTCGGGTACCTGGGTGCCTAATGGTGAGCAAGgtccactttcccagggtgcctgggCGTGTTTTGGCGAGCAGTgaccactttcctggggtgcctatTGGTGAGCAGTGGACACTATTCCGGGGTGCCTGaaagcctattggcaagcaggggccactttcccagggtgcttgGGTGTGTTTTGGTGAGCAGGGCCACTTTCCTAGAATGATTTTTCCTAGAGTCTATTAGCAAACAGGTGCCTGTGCTCCTATTTGGTTAAGTGGGACCACTTTCCTCGGGTGTCTGGGCACCTATTGGTGAACAGGGGCCACTTTTCCTTGGTGCCTAATGGTGAGCAGGTTCCTATTGGTGCCTAT
This region includes:
- the ZNRF2 gene encoding E3 ubiquitin-protein ligase ZNRF2 isoform X1, giving the protein MCGDPFRCVFGMGGRQSSSTGSDHRTRAYSGSDIPSNIGRGPIRSPAGVVTSSSPHARYHYTPGGHSVATGGLAGGSETPPHMISSRSRSVGASRSQVQLNQGGMSIPGAAQDSGSSTPEEGSRERTGHGGGGSRLLIGSLPSHLSPHLFGGFKCPVCSKFISTDEMDLHLVMCLTKPRITYNEDVLSKDAGECSICLEELQQGDTIARLPCLCIYHKGCIDEWFEVNRSCPEHPSD